A genomic window from Nicotiana sylvestris chromosome 11, ASM39365v2, whole genome shotgun sequence includes:
- the LOC138881775 gene encoding uncharacterized protein — MEGVSIMVNKRRQSGPQVQNQVENSEQDDSGFNQDGQYNKQEKEKNADFDAQLASHNTSIRNLEVQLSQISQALNTHPNGALPSDTVVNPKDGNNTRHAMAVTTRSGKGGDATTSSQKKIVDEEELLQEDDTPSNEVQTNDKAKAPIPRPPPPYPQRIAKKNGENQFKKFIDMMKSLFINVPLVEALEQMLGYAKFMKDLVTKKRPMNCEMINMTHQVSAIVHSMAPKLEYPGDFTIPCIGSAEFSKALCDLRVSINLITYSVFKILGIGQPRPTSMRL; from the exons ATGGAAGGAGTTAGTATTATGgtaaacaagagaaggcaaagtgGTCCTCAAGTGCAAAACCAGGTTGAAAATTCTGAGCAAGATGATAGTGGATTTAATCAAGATGGACAATACAATAAGCAAGAGAAGGAA AAGAATGCCGACTTTGATGCTCAACTAGCCTCTCATAACACTTCAATACGCAATTTGGAAGTTCAATTAAGCCAAATCTCGCAAGCTTTGAACACTCATCCTAATGGAGCACTACCAAGCGATacggtggtgaacccaaaggATGGGAACAACACGAGACATGCCATGGCCGTGACTACAAGGAGTGGAAAAGGTGGGGATGCAACCACCTCAAGTCAAAAGAAAATTGTGGATGAGGAAGAATTGTTACAAGAAGATGATACTCCAAGCAATGAAGTGCAAACAAATGATAAG gctaaggcaccaattCCAAGGCCTCCTCCTCCCTATCCTCAAAGGATTGCCAAGAAAAATGGCGAGAAccaatttaaaaagttcattgacatgatgaagagtttgtTTATTAATGTGCCGTTAGTTGAGGCCTTGGAACAAATGTTGGGATATGCAAAGtttatgaaggacttggtgaccaAGAAGAGGCCGATGAATTGTGAGATGATAAATatgacacatcaagtgagtgcaattgtgcactcaatggctcctaAATTGGAATATCCGGGAGATTTCACAATCCCATGTATTGGAAGTGCCGAATTTTCCAAAGCTTTATGTGATCTTAGAGTGAGTATCAACTTGATTACCTATTCGGTGTTCAAAATTTtggggattgggcaaccaagacccacatccatgAGGTTGTAA